A region from the Lycium barbarum isolate Lr01 chromosome 8, ASM1917538v2, whole genome shotgun sequence genome encodes:
- the LOC132607995 gene encoding MATH domain and coiled-coil domain-containing protein At1g31390-like yields the protein MERCFRNIKTEWGFSRCISHATFKDPCNGYLFNDECVFGLDVYVTRNHGVGECMSLLKDVKAYKLEWTISEFTKLKNKLFSEVFTVGGYKWKISLYPTGNSEQEGKSISIFLESANAKGFDSQTRIQAKYSIFVKDKISGAHCKMTGTSSFSLILNCFGFCISG from the exons ATGGAGCGATGTTTTCGCAATATCAAGACTGAATGGGGTTTCTCGAGATGTATTTCTCATGCAACATTCAAAGATCCTTGTAATGGTTACCTTTTCAATGACGAATGTGTCTTTGGACTAGATGTATATGTCACCAGGAATCACGGAGTAGGTGAATGTATGTCCTTGTTGAAAGACGTCAAGGCTTATAAGCTTGAATGGACGATTTCTGAATTCACAAAATTGAAAAATAAGTTGTTCTCTGAAGTGTTTACTGTTGGAGGTTACAAATG GAAAATTTCGCTATATCCTACAGGTAATAGTGAACAAGAAGGCAAGAGCATCTCCATCTTTCTTGAATCAGCTAATGCTAAAGGATTTGATAGTCAAACAAGGATCCAGGCAAAATATTCCATTTTTGTCAAAGACAAGATTAGTGGTGCACATTGCAAGATGACTGGTACATCCTCTTTTTCCTTAATTTTGAACTGTTTTGGTTTCTGCATTAGTGGGTAA
- the LOC132607994 gene encoding uncharacterized protein LOC132607994 — MDEESTAQNFLNAAKEVIYLLGRWQRVQEKQGKGLMEPLQQAYKLDSYRRRLGLETALCNVSGKIWAFVDAEYEINVLVDSVQQMTLKLSNSNNSTKMIVTLVYAKCDRIERRELWESLYHLGSDLTLPWLVGGDFNVIIDEEEKYGGLPVTLNEVEDFRHYIQSYNLSDLGYKGSIFTWWNGRGEDNCVFKRLDRCLGNFELQQLFPGLEITHLIKFGSDHSPLLLECKQQVQQFKKSFKFLNFRTKHDTFLNVVKDNWETDDAIKAHEVIFEANPSYANRGKLMKVQFDILKHVPSMISKEQNEELVANPTKDEVKQAVFGLNSESACGPDGFTGLFFQKCWDIVGDDIFHMVWDFFREFELSRYITHINLVLLPKKQEVQAFSVMRPISLSNFINKEFSRVVHERLVHLVPDLISQNQAIFVRGKSIVENILLTQEIITVIRLRTKKRNHQIVPNVVMELDMTKTYDRLSWIF, encoded by the exons ATGGATGAGGAGTCCACTGCACAGAATTTTTTGAATGCTGCAAAGGAGGTGATATATCTTCTAGGCAGGTGGCAAAGGGTGCAGGAAAAACAAGGAAAAG GTTTGATGGAGCCTTTACAACAAGCTTATAAGTTGGATAGTTACAGGAGAAGATTAGGCTTGGAAACTGCATTATGCAATGTTTCAGGCAAAATATGGGCCTTTGTGGATGCTGAATATGAAATAAATGTGCTTGTAGATAGTGTCCAACAAATGACATTGAAGTTGTCCAACTCCAACAATAGCACAAAAATGATTGTTACACTGGTGTATGCCAAATGTGACAGGATTGAAAGAAGAGAACTGTGGGAATCCTTGTATCACTTAGGATCAGACTTGACATTACCTTGGCTTGTGGgaggtgattttaatgtcattattgATGAAGAAGAGAAATATGGGGGTCTGCCAGTGACACTGAATGAAGTAGAAGATTTTAGGCATTACATTCAATCATACAATCTCTCAGACCTGGGCTATAAAGGTAGTAttttcacttggtggaatgggaggGGGGAAGATAATTGTGTGTTCAAGAGATTAGACAGGTGTTTAGGCAACTTTGAACTTCAACAGCTATTTCCAGGATTAGAGATCACACATTTGATTAAGTTTGGTTCAGATCATTCACCACTACTACTTGAATGCAAACAACAAGTTCAGCAATTTAAGAAGTCATTCAAATTCTTGAATTTCAGGACTAAACATGATACTTTCTTGAATGTGGTGAAAGATAATTGGGAGACTGAT GATGCTATTAAAGCTCATGAAGTAATTTTTGAAGCCAATCCATCATATGCCAATAGGGGAAAACTCATGAAAGTTCAG TTTGATATCCTGAAACATGTACCATCCATGATTTCAAAAGAACAAAATGAAGAATTGGTTGCAAATCCTACAAAAGATGAAGTGAAGCAGGCAGTTTTTGGTTTAAATAGTGAAAGTGCATGTGGACCTGATGGATTCACTGGCCTGTTTTTTCAAAAATGTTGGGACATAGTTGGTGATGACATATTTCACATGGTCTGGGATTTCTTCAGGGAATTTGAACTGTCAAGATACATAACTCACATTAACCTTGTTTTATTACCAAAGAAACAGGAGGTACAAGCTTTTAGTGTCATGAGGCCTATAAGTTTGAGCAATTTTATAAACAAGGAATTTTctagagttgtgcatgaaagactAGTTCATTTGGTTCCAGATTTGATatctcaaaatcaagcaatatttgtAAGAGGAAAAAGCATTGTAGAAAACATTCTATTAACACAAGAGATCATCACTGTTATCAGACTCAGAACTAAAAAGAGAAATCATCAAATTGTTCCTAATGTAGTCATGGAGTTGGACATGACAAAGACATATGATAGATTGTcttggattttttaa